CAATAGTTTTTGTTAATATGATAGCCAATTTCTGGCACATAGTCACCATCAATCGTCTGCATCGTCACGCCACAATCCCCAATAAATTCACCAGTTTCTTTTAAAATAATCGCCCACAAACCAAAACCGTCACGTTGATAATTGGCAAGATTCCAATCAATCCAACGCTTTGTTCGTTCTTTATCAAAAGGTGCTGGATAATGTTGCATGGTTTCTTCATCTGAGAGGATTTCGTATAACTCTTCAAAATCATCCTGTGTATAAGCTCTTATAATTAAGCGTGATGTCTCAATCACTCGTCTCTCACCTCTTTTAATTAACTCATTTATGTTCATCGTTTGTTTCAGACACTTTATTATACCAAGAAAACATGACAAAATATGGCATAAAAAATAAAAAAAGACGCTTCTTTTTAAGAAACGTCTAAGTGACTGATTAGTTCATCTTAGTTAATAATCCGACCACTTCAACATGTGGTGTTTGTGGGAACATATCAACTGGTTGAACTTTATCTAATTGGTAGCCTAAACCAGCATAGATTTTCACATCACGGGCAAAGGTACTTGGGTTACATGATACATAAACGATTTTTTCAGGTTGCATCGCTGCTGATGTTTCGATAAAGCTTTCTTTCAAGCCTTTACGAGGAGGATCGACGATGATAACATCGGCTTCAATCCCTTTTTCTTGCCATTCCGGTAAGACATATTCAGCTGCCCCAACTTGGAATGTTACATTTTCAACATCATTGATTTCTTGGTTACGTTTAGCATCCTTAATCGCTTCAGGAACAATTTCCATACCGTAAACATGTTCCACTTTATCTGCAATTGTTAAACCAATCGTACCAGTTCCACAGTAAGCATCAATGACCGTATCAGTTGCTTGTAAGTCTGCAAAATCAATGGCTACTTGATATAAAACTTCTGCTTGTTTCGTGTTAACTTGGAAGAATGATTTAGCTGAAATTTCATAACGTTTACCTAACAACTCATCCACAATCACGTCTTTACCATAAAGCGTTCTTGTCCATTCACCTAAAATAACGTTTGTTTGATCACCATTAATATTTTGAATAATTGACGTGACATTTGGTAAAGCTTTAACAATTTCAGCGACTACTTTGTCACCTTGGAAAATTTTACCAACACGTGTTACTAAGACCACCATTAATTCGCCTGTGTAATGACCATGACGGACAATAATATGACGGATTAAACCAGTATTTTCTTCTTCGTTGTATGGTTTGATATTAAATTGACGTAGCACATCACGTACCGCGATTACTGCTTTATCAATCACTTCATCTTGAATGTAGAATGATTCAATCGGCACTAAATCATGGCTATTACGACGGTAGAAACCAGTTTCTAGTTCACCTTCAATTTTTCTAACAGGAATTTGGGCTTTATTACGGTAGTGAGTAGGATCTTCCATCCCCATTGTTGGTAACACTTCGATTTCAGGCATTTTAGCCACTTTACGCATCACGTTTTCAACTTGTTTTTGTTTGAAGTCTAATTGTGCTTCGTAACTCATGTGTTGTAACGGCGCAATACCGGTACGAATTAAAGTTTCATCTTCTAACGCCACACGGCTTTCTGATTCTGTTAAAATTTCTAACACTTTAGCAAAGGCAAATTTTTTGCCGACTTTCATCACGTGAATTTTTACTTGTTCGCCTGGTAAGGCATTTTCGATAAAAATTGGGTAGCCGTCTACTTTGGCAACACCGCGTCCTTCATGGGTCAAATCGATAATATCCACTACTAAGCGGTCATTTTTACTTACTGGTAACATTGTACACTCTCTCTTTCTTGTTTAAACCATTGATACATAACAAAGGGAACTAAGACTTAGTGTCTCAGTCCCCTAAAACATTTCTAATTACAACGATGAATACTTCTTTATTACTGTATAGTATTCATCGCTTAAAAGCAACTTTTTTCGTGCTTAACTAATTTTACCATCTTCATTTAAATCTTCTTGCGTTAAGACTTCCATCTCTTTAACAAACGCATCGCTGACTTCACGCATCTCATTATCACCAGCGTATGAATCTTCAGAAATTTCATCTAAGTTCACATAAAATTCAATGTGTTGAGGGAGTGCTTTAAATGTCATCGGAGCATCACCACCATATTCGCCATCTAAATTCATCATCAAGCGGACGTCATCATCCATCGGTGCTACCTCTAAGTGTGAGGTTTTTGTGTAAATAATCCCCGGATCATTCACATGCTTACCACCATTTAATAATTTTACAATTAAACGTAAAATTTCGACTAAGTTTGCTGTTTTAACGATGATTAGCGAGAATTTACCGTCATCTAACTGCGCATCAGGGACAATCGTTTCGAAACCACCGACTGAATTAGTCAAGCCGACAAAGAACATAGACGCTTCACCTTCGTATACTCCATCATCATACGCTAGACGCATGTTGATAGGTTTAACTCGCGGCAACATTTCGGCTCCCTTAACGATGTACGCTAAATATCCAAAAATACTTTTCAATTGTGATGGAACTTCATAAGTTAACTCGGTTAAGTAACCACCTGCCCCAATATTGATGAAGTAATGGTCATCTGCTTGACCAACATCAATTTTTAGCGTTTGTTTTTTTAACATCACACGGGCTGCTTCTAAGACATCGTTGCGCGGAATTTTTAACGCACGAGCATAGTCATTTGTTGTTCCACCAGGAATGATACCAATTCTAGGACGCTTTTCTAAGGGCGCAATCCCATTAATAACTTGGTTAATCGTGCCGTCTCCACCAGCTGCTACGACTAAATCAAACCCAGCAATCGCCGCGCGACGTGCTTCTTGTTCTGCTGAATCCGGTTCAGGTGTTGTAGCGTAAGCACTGGCTTCATAGCCAGCTTCTTCTAAAATAGCTAGAATATCTGGTAAATGGCGTTTCATTAACTCTTTTCCTGAAGTCGGATTGTAAATCACTCTTGCTCTCATGTTACTTCCTCCACTTGTTAACGTTTCGCAAGCTCTTCCATTAATAATTTATTAACGATACCAGGATTCGCTTGACCTTTAGTTGCTTTCATCGTTTGACCTACTAAGAAACCAACCGCGCGATCTTTTCCGTTTTTGTAATCCTCAATTGATTGCGCATTGTTATCTAAAATCTCCGTAATAATCGGTAATAATTGACTTGGATCTGACAGTTGAACTAACCCTTTAGCTTCAACGACTTGTTTTGCATCGCCGCCATTTTCAATTAATTCTTTGAAGACCTTTTTGGCCATCTTAGAACTAATTGTACCGTCATCTATTAATTGAATCATACCCGCCAAGTTGTCAGGTGTCAATTTTGTCTCATGTAATTCTAATTGCTCACTATTCAAATGTGCAGAAACTTCACCCATCAACCAGTTAGAAGCCGCTTTAGCATCGACCTTATTAGCAATGGTTGCTTCAAAGAAGTCTGACATTTCTTTAGATAGCGTTAAGACCATCGCATCGTATTCTGGTAACCCTAATTCAGAAACGTAACGGGCACGACGCGCTTTTGGCATTTCTGGAATTTGACTACGTAAATCTTCCACCCATTCACGAGAAATTTCTAAAACAGGAATATCTGGTTCTGGGAAATAACGGTAGTCACTTGCCCCTTCTTTCACACGCATTAAGATTGTTTCACCAGTTGAATCATCAAAACGACGAGTTTCTTGTTGAATAATACCACCAGATAGCAAGACTTTCTCTTGACGTTTTACTTCATATTCAAGACCTTTTTTCACATTACTAATCGAGTTAATGTTTTTGATTTCCGTTTTTGTTCCAAATTTTTCTTGACCGTAAGGACGTAATGAAATATTGGCATCGCAACGCATTGAGCCTTCTTCCATTTTCACATCACTCACGCCTGAGAATTGAATCATTGAGCGAACGGCATCTAAATAAGCATAGGCTTCTTCAGGCGAACGCATATCAGCTTCTGATACAATCTCAATCAACGGTGTGCCTTGACGGTTTAAGTCAACATAAGAATAGCCATCTGTTCCATGAATATTTTTACCTGCATCTTCTTCTAAATGAACACGTTCGATACGAATTTTTTTCATTTCGCCGTTCACTTCAATCTCAATCCAGCCATTTGCGCCAACAGGGTAATCTGCTTGCGATATTTGGTAAGCTTTAGGATTGTCCGGATAGAAATAATTTTTACGGTCAAAGTGCGTGTATTCAGCAATTTCACAGTTTAACGCTAGCGCAGCTTTAATACCATACTCTAATGCACCTTTATTTAATACTGGTAAAACACCAGGGTAACTAAAATCAATCTCATTCGTGTTAACGTTTGGGTCTGCCCCAAAGTGAGCAGGTGATGGAGAAAAGATTTTAGAATCAGTTTTTAATTCAACGTGGATTTCTAATCCGATAACTGTTTCAAAGTTCATATTAATTTCCTCCTAATATAACTGGTAATTTTTTGTGATGATCAGTTGCTTGCTCAAAAGCATGCGCAGCTTGATACATCGTTGCTTCACCAAATGGTTTACCAATTATCTGCAAGCCGACTGGTAAGCCTTGAGAGAAACCACATGGAATCGACATTCCTGGTAAACCGGCCATGTTAGTTGGAATGGTTAACACGTCTGACATGTACATTGTAATTGGATCATCAATATTTTCACCTAAACCAAACGCGACTGTTGGCGTTGTTGGTGCCATAATCAAGTCATATTCAGCAAAGACGTTTTCAAAATCTTGAATCATTAGCGTTCTTGCTTTACCGGCTTTGCGGAAGTAAGCATCATAAGAGCCAGCACTTAATGAGAACGTTCCTAACATGATACGACGTTTGACTTCTTCACCAAAACCTTCTGAACGAGATTTCACGTAAACTTCTTCTAAGTTTTTTGCTTCA
This is a stretch of genomic DNA from Vagococcus zengguangii. It encodes these proteins:
- the gatB gene encoding Asp-tRNA(Asn)/Glu-tRNA(Gln) amidotransferase subunit GatB, with protein sequence MNFETVIGLEIHVELKTDSKIFSPSPAHFGADPNVNTNEIDFSYPGVLPVLNKGALEYGIKAALALNCEIAEYTHFDRKNYFYPDNPKAYQISQADYPVGANGWIEIEVNGEMKKIRIERVHLEEDAGKNIHGTDGYSYVDLNRQGTPLIEIVSEADMRSPEEAYAYLDAVRSMIQFSGVSDVKMEEGSMRCDANISLRPYGQEKFGTKTEIKNINSISNVKKGLEYEVKRQEKVLLSGGIIQQETRRFDDSTGETILMRVKEGASDYRYFPEPDIPVLEISREWVEDLRSQIPEMPKARRARYVSELGLPEYDAMVLTLSKEMSDFFEATIANKVDAKAASNWLMGEVSAHLNSEQLELHETKLTPDNLAGMIQLIDDGTISSKMAKKVFKELIENGGDAKQVVEAKGLVQLSDPSQLLPIITEILDNNAQSIEDYKNGKDRAVGFLVGQTMKATKGQANPGIVNKLLMEELAKR
- a CDS encoding diacylglycerol kinase, which codes for MRARVIYNPTSGKELMKRHLPDILAILEEAGYEASAYATTPEPDSAEQEARRAAIAGFDLVVAAGGDGTINQVINGIAPLEKRPRIGIIPGGTTNDYARALKIPRNDVLEAARVMLKKQTLKIDVGQADDHYFINIGAGGYLTELTYEVPSQLKSIFGYLAYIVKGAEMLPRVKPINMRLAYDDGVYEGEASMFFVGLTNSVGGFETIVPDAQLDDGKFSLIIVKTANLVEILRLIVKLLNGGKHVNDPGIIYTKTSHLEVAPMDDDVRLMMNLDGEYGGDAPMTFKALPQHIEFYVNLDEISEDSYAGDNEMREVSDAFVKEMEVLTQEDLNEDGKIS
- a CDS encoding GNAT family N-acetyltransferase, which codes for MIETSRLIIRAYTQDDFEELYEILSDEETMQHYPAPFDKERTKRWIDWNLANYQRDGFGLWAIILKETGEFIGDCGVTMQTIDGDYVPEIGYHINKNYWKQGYAKEAASAVRDWFFVHTHYDTIYSYMKYTNVASYQTALAIGMTKIKEYSDPINTVSSVYAISRSQWQKLINTND
- the rlmD gene encoding 23S rRNA (uracil(1939)-C(5))-methyltransferase RlmD, giving the protein MLPVSKNDRLVVDIIDLTHEGRGVAKVDGYPIFIENALPGEQVKIHVMKVGKKFAFAKVLEILTESESRVALEDETLIRTGIAPLQHMSYEAQLDFKQKQVENVMRKVAKMPEIEVLPTMGMEDPTHYRNKAQIPVRKIEGELETGFYRRNSHDLVPIESFYIQDEVIDKAVIAVRDVLRQFNIKPYNEEENTGLIRHIIVRHGHYTGELMVVLVTRVGKIFQGDKVVAEIVKALPNVTSIIQNINGDQTNVILGEWTRTLYGKDVIVDELLGKRYEISAKSFFQVNTKQAEVLYQVAIDFADLQATDTVIDAYCGTGTIGLTIADKVEHVYGMEIVPEAIKDAKRNQEINDVENVTFQVGAAEYVLPEWQEKGIEADVIIVDPPRKGLKESFIETSAAMQPEKIVYVSCNPSTFARDVKIYAGLGYQLDKVQPVDMFPQTPHVEVVGLLTKMN